One Deinococcus ruber DNA window includes the following coding sequences:
- the rplS gene encoding 50S ribosomal protein L19 translates to MTMKINKGAILRSIEQPHIKNDIPDFQPGDTVRVETKVVEGTRTRNQAFEGIVIAINGSGSRKSFTVRKISFGEGVERVFPFNSPLVAKVSVLERGKVRRAKLYYLRDLRGKAARIKNDRGRVMKDAARAQRAKEEAAVQKEAADKLAAEQAAQEAAAAQAAAEQAAQEAAAAAAAAPVADDTAAETSETSTDAGTETKSE, encoded by the coding sequence ATGACCATGAAGATCAACAAAGGCGCGATCCTGCGCTCTATCGAGCAGCCCCACATCAAGAACGACATTCCTGATTTCCAGCCCGGCGATACCGTGCGCGTGGAAACCAAGGTGGTCGAAGGCACCCGTACCCGTAACCAGGCGTTCGAGGGCATCGTCATTGCCATCAACGGCTCGGGCAGCCGCAAGAGCTTCACCGTTCGCAAGATCAGCTTCGGCGAGGGCGTGGAGCGCGTGTTCCCGTTCAACAGCCCGCTGGTCGCCAAGGTGAGCGTGCTGGAGCGCGGTAAAGTGCGCCGCGCCAAGCTGTACTACCTGCGTGATCTGCGCGGTAAGGCAGCCCGCATCAAGAACGACCGTGGCCGCGTGATGAAGGACGCTGCCCGCGCCCAGCGTGCCAAGGAAGAGGCCGCCGTGCAGAAAGAAGCTGCCGACAAGCTGGCCGCCGAGCAGGCTGCCCAGGAAGCTGCGGCGGCCCAGGCTGCTGCCGAGCAGGCCGCTCAGGAAGCCGCTGCTGCTGCGGCTGCCGCCCCGGTTGCCGACGACACGGCTGCCGAGACCAGCGAAACCAGCACCGACGCCGGCACCGAAACCAAGAGCGAGTAA